One genomic window of Glycine soja cultivar W05 chromosome 9, ASM419377v2, whole genome shotgun sequence includes the following:
- the LOC114367448 gene encoding general transcriptional corepressor trfA-like, protein MASSQIEIASSSPFGCALRDRNHREACSRESGNVKSTHHHHHANFQRNMKNFVMDLNMCMAVSSDSKANENENNSSSSINNHRKAPKNKQLERLLITRANPFINNSNVASNETSLASLISPRHSGLLDRWATRQACQMVSNLENEAELLSMDGNDMLPRTSSSSEEESSFSSETRNGGGASSLVQIWEKRLNQSSVSKPNTPRERIGSTSSSINENANAFSPENANAFSGEEQCFDGPSGNEESFTSSSFPDWESSDQSLSPSRRSESDRVRVADIIKKLTSTSQNQCPTPSFADDNEHEGYGSSVTGSPCRERECDQQHSEQNRRVNCSLRIRGRRAYIDLLAQMENDRLGELNNLVERGAVSKFPQRGRIQAMLRLRLLQRGVAANDQPRQKSTASEVNNSQPHGYAIMQLRERFSSGAELRTPVQTELANPRSPQRETVNKTTQLDNSVTTDQLSKDTSNKKGHGNANHATESTQKSASQTRIDHSTEEAHPSSDIKAPQNDSRETTEATTSTIDSNLNEMTADREETSNQQNAMAKSSNDETVNEEEESNQQHAETSYEETIEEASNQNYAESSYDDEMEEEVEEIDQNCYETNYDWISEISRPRSYWEECRQAWYREMLETGTQNEDIRRLLERRTVSSFLSSDFRGRMDRLMESHRGTQTHLVNSQDREEDSQGLMAFLQERLHSTRASQDGSNAREEEDESRNQDEEEEDNTDEQEQEHEEEHEKESLISGSYHEVGDYSNRSSSWSYRDNEAGDDFDRVVSSSPQPYQSQSFYSECRHSSSTNHHSIEMELIYDLRGHMEQLYSEISELRKSIKGCLEMQMELQQSIKQEVQTASVMQCKHTITVKKEEKKSNDTTLKKGNCCICYEMKVDSVLYRCGHMCTCLKCANELQWNSGKCPICRAKIVDVVHVYVDS, encoded by the exons ATGGCATCTTCCCAGATTGAAATCGCTTCTTCATCGCCTTTTGGTTGCGCTTTGAGGGACCGCAATCACCGCGAAGCGTGCAGCAGGGAAAGCGGTAACGTGAAGAGCacgcatcatcatcatcatgctaATTTCCAAAGAAACATGAAGAACTTTGTGATGGACCTTAACATGTGCATGGCTGTGTCTTCTGATTCGaaagcaaatgaaaatgaaaacaacagcagcagcagcatcaACAACCACCGGAAGGCTCCAAAAAACAAACAGCTAGAGAGGCTTCTTATCACACGAGCCAACCCCTTTATTAACAACAGCAATGTCGCCAGCAATGAAACCTCGTTGGCCTCGTTGATCAGCCCGAGACACTCGGGCCTTCTCGATCGATGGGCCACGAGGCAGGCTTGCCAGATGGTGTCGAATTTGGAGAATGAGGCGGAGTTGTTGTCGATGGATGGCAATGACATGCTTCCAAGGACTTCTAGTTCCTCCGAAGAGGAGTCATCCTTCTCCTCGGAGACTCGAAATGGAGGTGGTGCCTCTTCTCTTGTTCAGATATGGGAGAAGAGGCTGAACCAATCCAGTGTCTCCAAACCCAACACGCCAAGGGAGAGGATTGGttcgacctcttcttccataaaTGAGAATGCTAATGCTTTCTCTCCGGAGAATGCTAATGCTTTCTCTGGGGAGGAACAATGCTTTGATGGACCCTCAGGGAACGAAGAATCATTTACATCTTCTTCGTTCCCTGATTGGGAATCTAGTGATCAGTCCCTTTCGCCAAGCCGCAGGTCGGAGAGTGACAGGGTCAGGGTTGCTGACATCATAAAGAAACTAACTTCTACAAGCCAGAATCAGTGTCCAACACCTTCCTTTGCTGATGACAATGAACATGAAGGGTATGGTAGCAGCGTGACAGGTTCTCCTTGTAGAGAGCGTGAATGTGATCAACAACATTCGGAGCAGAACCGTAGAGTTAATTGTTCCTTGCGAATTAGAGGGCGCCGTGCGTACATTGATTTACTTGCACAGATGGAGAATGACAGGCTTGGGGAGCTTAACAACCTGGTAGAGCGTGGAGCAGTCTCCAAGTTCCCACAAAGAGGTCGCATTCAG GCAATGCTTCGACTTAGATTATTGCAACGTGGTGTGGCAGCTAATGATCAGCCCCGCCAGAAATCAACAGCATCTGAAGTAAACAACAGTCAGCCACATGGATATGCAATTATGCAATTAAG GGAAAGATTTAGCAGTGGAGCTGAACTTAGAACTCCAGTCCAGACCGAATTAGCTAACCCAAGAAGTCCTCAAAGGGAGACAGTAAACAAAACCACACAATTGGATAACTCTGTCACTACTGATCAACTCAGCAAAGACACAAGCAACAAGAAAGGTCACGGAAATGCCAATCATGCCACAGAATCCACACAAAAGTCAGCATCGCAGACTAGAATAGATCATAGCACAGAAGAAGCTCATCCAAGTTCAGATATCAAGGCTCCACAAAATGACTCACGAGAAACTACCGAGGCAACTACATCCACGATTGATTCAAATCTAAATGAGATGACCGCAGATAGGGAAGAGACGAGCAACCAACAGAATGCTATGGCTAAAAGCAGTAATGATGAGACAGTGAATGAGGAAGAGGAAAGTAACCAGCAGCATGCCGAAACCAGTTATGAGGAGACAATAGAAGAGGCAAGTAATCAGAACTATGCTGAAAGCAGTTATGATGATGAGATGGAGGAAGAGGTAGAGGAAATTGACCAGAATTGTTATGAAACTAATTATGACTGGATCAGTGAAATTTCTAGGCCTAGGAGCTACTGGGAAGAGTGCAGGCAAGCATGGTATAGAGAGATGCTAGAAACTGGTACTCAAAATGAGGATATACGGAGGCTTCTTGAAAG AAGAACAGTGTCAAGTTTCCTTTCTAGTGACTTCCGGGGTAGAATGGATAGATTGATGGAATCTCATAGGGGAACACAAACACATCTAGTGAATAGTCAAGACCGTGAGGAAGACAGCCAAGGATTGATGGCATTTTTACAAGAACGCTTGCATTCTACAAGAGCTTCTCAAGATGGAAGTAATGCGAGGGAGGAAGAAGATGAGAGTAGAAATCAGGATGAGGAAGAGGAGGATAATACAGATGAGCAGGAGCAGGAGCATGAAGAAGAGCATGAAAAGGAGAGCTTGATAAGTGGTTCATATCATGAAGTCGGCGATTATTCTAATCGATCCTCATCATGGAGTTACAGGGACAACGAAGCTGGTGATGATTTCGATAGAGTTGTTTCTTCATCCCCACAACCTTATCAATCTCAATCTTTCTATTCGGAATGTCGGCACTCTTCATCCACCAATCATCATTCAATT GAAATGGAACTCATATATGATTTGAGAGGGCATATGGAGCAACTTTATAGTGAGATATCTGAGCTAAGGAAATCAATAAAGGGCTGCTTGGAAATGCAGATGGAATTACAACAATCTATTAAACAAGAGGTTCAAACAG CTTCAGTCATGCAATGTAAACACACCATTAcagttaaaaaagaagaaaagaagtccAATGACACGACTTTAAAGAAAGGCAACTGCTGCATTTGCTATGAGATGAAAGTTGACTCAGTTTTGTACAG GTGTGGACACATGTGTACATGTCTCAAGTGTGCCAATGAGTTGCAATGGAACAGTGGAAAATGTCCTATATGTCGCGCTAAAATAGTGGATGTTGTTCACGTATATGTTGACAGTTAG
- the LOC114367815 gene encoding LRR receptor-like serine/threonine-protein kinase GSO1 produces MKEETMRISTLEIVILLFFSFALFCDGNESTMRVLLEVKSSFTQDPENVLSDWSENNTDYCSWRGVSCGSKSKPLDRDDSVVGLNLSESSLSGSISTSLGRLQNLIHLDLSSNRLSGPIPPTLSNLTSLESLLLHSNQLTGQIPTELHSLTSLRVLRIGDNELTGPIPASFGFMFRLEYVGLASCRLTGPIPAELGRLSLLQYLILQENELTGPIPPELGYCWSLQVFSAAGNRLNDSIPSKLSRLNKLQTLNLANNSLTGSIPSQLGELSQLRYLNFMGNKLEGRIPSSLAQLGNLQNLDLSWNLLSGEIPEVLGNMGELQYLVLSENKLSGTIPGTMCSNATSLENLMISGSGIHGEIPAELGQCQSLKQLDLSNNFLNGSIPIEVYGLLGLTDLMLHNNTLVGSISPFIGNLTNMQTLALFHNNLQGDLPREIGRLGKLEIMFLYDNMLSGKIPLEIGNCSSLQMVDLFGNHFSGRIPFTIGRLKELNFLHLRQNGLVGEIPATLGNCHKLGVLDLADNKLSGAIPSTFGFLRELKQFMLYNNSLQGSLPHQLVNVANMTRVNLSNNTLNGSLDALCSSRSFLSFDVTDNEFDGEIPFLLGNSPSLDRLRLGNNKFSGEIPRTLGKITMLSLLDLSGNSLTGPIPDELSLCNNLTHIDLNNNFLSGHIPSWLGSLSQLGEVKLSFNQFSGSIPLGLLKQPKLLVLSLDNNLINGSLPADIGDLASLGILRLDHNNFSGPIPRAIGKLTNLYELQLSRNRFSGEIPFEIGSLQNLQISLDLSYNNLSGHIPSTLSMLSKLEVLDLSHNQLTGVVPSMVGEMRSLGKLNISYNNLQGALDKQFSRWPHDAFEGNLLLCGASLGSCDSGGNKRVVLSNTSVVIVSALSTLAAIALLVLAVIIFLRNKQEFFRRGSELSLVFSSSSRAQKRTLIPLTVPGKRDFRWEDIMDATDNLSEEFIIGCGGSATVYRVEFPTGETVAVKKISWKDDYLLHKSFIRELKTLGRIKHRHLVKVLGCCSNRFNGGGWNLLIYEYMENGSVWDWLHGEPLKLKGRLDWDTRFRIAVGLAHGMEYLHHDCVPKILHRDIKSSNILLDSNMEAHLGDFGLAKTLVENHESITESNSCFAGSYGYIAPEYAYSMKATEKSDMYSMGIVLMELVSGKMPTDAAFRAEMDMVRWVEMNLNMQGTAGEEVIDPKLKPLLRGEEVAAFQVLEIAIQCTKAAPQERPTARQVCDLLLRVSNNKKVEFEKTNLDHY; encoded by the exons atgaaagaagaaacaatGAGGATTTCAACGCTTGAAATTGTTATCctcttgttcttttcttttgcaCTCTTTTGTGATGGCAATGAGAGTACTATGAGAGTGCTTTTGGAGGTAAAATCATCGTTCACTCAAGACCCAGAAAATGTTCTAAGTGATTGGTCAGAGAACAACACAGATTACTGTAGTTGGAGAGGAGTGTCATGTGGGTCAAAATCCAAACCTTTGGATCGTGATGACTCGGTGGTGGGACTCAACCTGTCCGAGTCGTCACTCAGTGGGTCAATATCAACCTCACTCGGTCGTTTGCAAAACCTAATCCACCTTGATCTCTCTTCTAACCGTCTCAGTGGCCCCATTCCACCTACCCTCTCCAACCTCACTTCGTTGGAATCTCTCTTACTCCACTCTAACCAACTCACGGGTCAAATCCCCACCGAGCTCCACTCGCTGACGAGTCTCCGAGTTTTGCGAATAGGTGACAACGAACTCACTGGCCCAATTCCTGCGTCATTTGGGTTTATGTTCCGCCTTGAGTACGTTGGCTTAGCCTCATGTAGACTCACCGGTCCAATTCCGGCCGAACTCGGTCGACTCAGTTTGTTGCAGTATCTGATTCTGCAGGAAAACGAGTTGACTGGGCCGATTCCTCCCGAGTTGGGGTACTGCTGGAGCCTTCAAGTATTCTCCGCCGCTGGCAACAGACTCAACGACTCCATCCCGAGTAAACTGAGTCGACTCAATAAACTGCAAACTCTCAACCTTGCCAACAACAGCTTAACCGGGTCGATTCCGAGTCAACTCGGCGAGCTGAGTCAACTTCGATACCTTAATTTCATGGGGAACAAACTCGAGGGTCGTATTCCATCGTCTTTGGCTCAATTGGGTAACCTTCAAAATCTTGACTTGTCATGGAATTTGCTCAGTGGGGAAATTCCAGAGGTGTTGGGAAACATGGGTGAGTTACAATACCTGGTTCTCTCTGAGAACAAACTTTCTGGGACAATTCCAGGAACCATGTGTTCCAATGCAACAAGTTTGGAGAATTTAATGATTTCAGGTAGTGGAATTCATGGTGAGATACCAGCTGAGTTGGGTCAGTGCCAATCACTGAAGCAACTTGATTTGTCAAACAATTTTCTCAATGGGTCAATACCTATAGAGGTTTATGGGTTGCTGGGGCTAACTGATCTAATGCTTCACAACAACACTTTGGTTGGTTCAATCTCTCCCTTCATAGGGAACCTCACTAACATGCAGACACTTGCATTGTTTCACAACAATTTGCAAGGTGATCTCCCCAGAGAGATTGGAAGGCTTGGGAAATTGGAGATAATGTTTCTCTATGATAATATGTTGTCAGGGAAGATTCCTTTGGAGATTGGAAACTGCTCAAGCTTGCAAATGGTTGATTTGTTCGGAAACCATTTCAGTGGGAGAATTCCCTTCACTATTGGGAGGCTGAAAGAGTTGAATTTCTTGCACCTTAGGCAGAATGGGCTTGTGGGTGAGATTCCTGCCACACTTGGGAACTGTCATAAACTTGGTGTGCTTGATTTGGCAGATAATAAGCTCTCAGGTGCCATTCCTTCAACATTTGGGTTCCTCCGGGAGTTGAAACAGTTCATGCTCTACAACAATTCTCTTCAAGGTAGTCTTCCTCACCAACTTGTAAATGTAGCAAACATGACCAGAGTGAATCTTTCAAACAACACACTGAATGGTAGTTTGGATGCATTGTGTAGCTCTAggtctttcctttcttttgatGTCACAGATAATGAATTTGATGGTGAAATACCTTTTCTCCTGGGGAATTCACCCTCCCTTGATAGGCTGAGATTAGGTAACAACAAATTTTCTGGTGAAATTCCAAGGACATTGGGGAAAATCACTATGTTGTCATTGTTAGATCTCTCAGGAAATTCACTCACAGGACCAATACCAGATGAGCTTTCTTTGTGTAATAACCTTACTCACATTGATTTGAACAATAACTTTCTATCTGGACACATACCATCATGGCTTGGAAGTTTGTCTCAATTAGGAGAGGTTAAGCTCTCCTTCAATCAATTTTCTGGGTCTATTCCACTAGGCCTATTGAAACAACCCAAGTTGCTGGTTCTTTCCTTGGATAACAATCTTATTAATGGAAGTCTCCCAGCTGATATTGGTGATCTTGCATCTCTAGGTATCCTCAGGCTTGACCATAATAATTTCTCTGGACCAATCCCTCGCGCAATTGGTAAATTGACCAATCTTTATGAGCTGCAGCTATCGAGGAATCGCTTTAGCGGTGAAATACCATTTGAGATTGGAAGTCTCCAAAATCTCCAAATCAGTTTGGACCTCAGTTACAATAATCTCTCTGGCCATATCCCATCTACACTTAGCATGCTGTCGAAATTGGAAGTACTTGATCTTTCTCACAATCAACTCACTGGAGTAGTGCCTTCCATGGTCGGTGAAATGAGGAGCTTGGGGAAGCTTAACATCTCTTACAATAACCTTCAAGGTGCATTGGATAAGCAGTTTTCCCGCTGGCCACACGATGCGTTCGAAGGTAACCTTCTTCTTTGTGGAGCCTCTCTTGGAAGTTGCGACAGTGGTGGCAATAAGCGAGTGGTCTTAAGCAACACATCAGTGGTTATAGTCTCTGCACTTTCAACTTTAGCAGCAATTGCTCTACTAGTACTTGCAGTGATAATCTTCTTGAGAAACAAGCAAGAATTTTTCAGGAGAGGCAGTGAATTGAGTTTGGTTTTCTCCTCTTCATCGCGAGCACAAAAGCGGACATTGATCCCTCTAACTGTGCCAGGAAAGAGAGATTTCAGGTGGGAGGATATCATGGATGCCACGGACAATCTAAGTGAAGAGTTCATAATTGGTTGTGGAGGTTCTGCGACAGTGTACAGAGTTGAATTTCCCACTGGAGAGACTGTGGCTGTCAAGAAGATTTCGTGGAAAGATGATTATCTGTTGCACAAAAGCTTCATAAGAGAACTTAAGACTTTAGGGAGAATCAAGCACAGGCATCTGGTGAAAGTTCTAGGTTGTTGTAGCAATAGATTTAATGGAGGAGGTTGGAATCTGCTGATATATGAGTATATGGAGAATGGGAGTGTTTGGGATTGGCTACATGGGGAACCCCTCAAATTAAAGGGGAGACTTGATTGGGACACAAGGTTCAGAATTGCTGTGGGATTAGCTCATGGAATGGAATACCTCCATCATGATTGTGTGCCAAAGATCCTTCACAGGGACATCAAATCCAGCAACATATTGCTAGATTCCAACATGGAGGCACACTTGGGAGACTTTGGTCTGGCAAAAACACTCGTTGAGAATCATGAGTCTATCACTGAGTCTAATTCTTGTTTTGCTGGGTCTTATGGCTACATTGCCCCAG agTATGCATACTCAATGAAGGCTACTGAGAAAAGTGATATGTACAGCATGGGAATTGTGTTAATGGAACTTGTTAGTGGTAAAATGCCGACAGATGCAGCTTTCAGAGCAGAGATGGACATGGTGAGATGGGTGGAGATGAACCTTAACATGCAAGGCACTGCAGGAGAGGAAGTGATAGATCCTAAGCTGAAACCCCTTTTGCGTGGTGAAGAGGTTGCTGCATTTCAGGTTCTTGAGATAGCCATACAGTGCACAAAAGCTGCACCACAAGAGAGGCCAACGGCACGGCAAGTTTGTGATCTTCTTCTGCGTGTGTCCAACAACAAGAAGGTGGAGTTTGAGAAGACGAATCTGGATCATTACTAG
- the LOC114367816 gene encoding peroxidase 7-like, protein MSDSFLSLLILLVLYIFSASAQPYEDYDDKSSLYSTKSDTVFSLEVPTLDETTFDNLLSFGYYRKTCPQFESILHNKVKEWILKDYTLAASLMRLHFHDCSVRGCDGSILLKHDGSERTAHASKTLRGFEVVDDIKAELEKQCPKTVSCADILTAAARDATFELGGPYWAVPYGRKDGKVSIAKEADMVPMGHENITSLIEFFQSRGMTVLDLVVLSGAHTIGRISCGSIQYRLYNYQGTGKPDPTLDPKYVNFLQSKCRWASEYVDLDATTPKTFDNVYYINLQKKMGLLSTDQLLYSDPRTSPLVSALIASHSVFEHQFAVSMGKLGIVDVLTDQDEGEIRTNCNFVNAY, encoded by the exons ATGTCAGACTCTTTCCTCTCATTGCTTATTCTCTTGGTTCTTTACATTTTTTCAGCCTCAGCCCAACCTTATGAAGACTATGACGACAAGTCATCCCTTTACTCCACAAAAAGTGACACTGTCTTCTCTCTCGAAGTCCCAACATTAGATGAAACCACCTTTGATAATCTCCTATCCTTTGGTTACTACCGTAAAACCTGCCCCCAATTCGAGTCCATCCTACACAACAAAGTCAAAGAATGGATCCTGAAGGACTACACTCTAGCAGCTAGTCTCATGAGGCTCCACTTCCATGATTGCTCTGTCAGG GGATGTGATGGTTCCATTCTGTTGAAGCATGATGGAAGCGAGAGGACAGCACATGCTAGCAAGACACTGAGAGGGTTTGAAGTGGTGGATGATATCAAGGCAGAGTTAGAGAAACAGTGCCCCAAGACTGTGTCTTGTGCTGACATTCTCACTGCTGCTGCAAGGGATGCCACGTTTGAGTTAGGTGGGCCTTATTGGGCTGTTCCTTATGGTAGGAAAGATGGGAAGGTATCCATTGCTAAGGAAGCTGATATGGTGCCTATGGGCCATGAAAACATTACTTCCTTGATTGAGTTTTTCCAATCCAGGGGCATGACAGTGCTTGACTTGGTTGTTCTCTCAG GGGCTCATACCATTGGAAGAATTTCATGTGGCTCCATTCAATACAGGCTGTACAACTACCAAGGAACAGGCAAACCAGACCCAACCCTAGATCCCAAGTATGTAAACTTCTTGCAAAGTAAGTGTAGATGGGCCTCAGAGTATGTGGATCTTGATGCTACAACACCAAAGACCTTTGACAATGTTTACTACATTAATCTCCAAAAGAAAATGGGGTTGTTATCTACTGATCAGTTGCTATACTCTGATCCAAGGACTTCTCCCCTTGTTTCTGCATTGATTGCTTCTCACTCAGTTTTTGAGCACCAGTTTGCTGTGTCCATGGGAAAGCTTGGCATTGTTGATGTTCTCACAGACCAGGATGAAGGAGAAATCAGGACCAACTGCAATTTTGTCAATGCTTATTGA